Proteins found in one Oncorhynchus mykiss isolate Arlee chromosome 3, USDA_OmykA_1.1, whole genome shotgun sequence genomic segment:
- the LOC110520637 gene encoding uncharacterized protein LOC110520637 isoform X3 translates to MYKILHRENNMTLQLQHQTNMTNQKLDLKYPKEEYRLCVQASHELLESPLTVITFTPYTQTVIGPPTLSLDGCGNCLVINITLPEMETIQNVYGSTVSFQIDWKRAGETRIKETRTTHLSYMLENLKVGAEYCVRVHTMITTNQKTQLSEWKCAHTSIVEANRVHLGLGYNHDLSPPVPAVVAGVSVLLIVSGAGLMVLMFVLFYTGFLCKLKTHLPRSLTDLVEGYLVTPERTVPDLVSISSEPEQQGKALTTKAHHNRENSNRAGEEEEEEEDEEKEGGNGTVYMDRDAGLSFDSSSSTIQSQEASGANVALLNVAGHSGGLSFETAAEEEEEVPVGVVVLGGQGQSEVKGELTKVISSLDGDQPRPLGLVGLGGEEEKEMREVEKEMREETSGNVNLFSVTLGALKREEEEEHETDVLLGCSKQEQKPLLPIDSLQRTLGLDSMGSQGEIQEDTGLVLTPSRADCTHKYFEYSDRHAVSCTKTYSDCLVTHTGTVQSHNETEEEEEEDFSGYMGH, encoded by the exons ATGTACAAGATCTTACACAG agaaaacaacatgaCCCTACAGCTACAGCATCAAACCAACATGACAAATCAGAAGCTGGATCTGAAGTACCCCAAAGAAGAATACAGATTGTGTGTTCAGGCTTCCCACGAGCTCTTAGAGTCGCCCCTGACCGTGATCACCTTCACCCCCTACACACAGA CTGTTATTGGTCCTCCGACATTGTCTTTGGATGGATGTGGCAATTGTCTGGTAATCAACATCACACTGCCTGAGATGGAAACCATTCAAAATGTCTATGGGAGCACCGTATCCTTTCAGATCGACtggaagagagcaggagagactCGG ATCAAAGAGACCCGTACAACTCATTTAAGTTATATGCTGGAGAACTTGAAGGTGGGCGCAGAGTACTGTGTGAGGGTGCATACGATGATCACCACCAACCAAAAAACACAGCTTTCTGAGTGGAAGTGTGCACACACCAGTATTGTGGAGGCTAACAGAG TGCACCTTGGATTGGGGTATAACCATGACTTGTCCCCCCCAGTCCCTGCTGTTGTAGCTGGGGTGTCGGTTCTCCTCATTGTGAGTGGGGCAGGCCTGATGGTTCTCATGTTTGTCTTGTTCTACACGGGGTTCTTGTGCAAGTTGAAGACCCACCTGCCTAGATCACTG ACTGACCTGGTTGAGGGCTACCTAGTCACCCCAGAGAGAACAGTTCCTGACCTGGTCTCCATATCCTCTGAGCCAGAGCAACAAGGGAAGGCCCTCACAACAAAAGCACACCACAACAGAGAGAACTCAAACCGagcaggggaggaagaggaggaggaggaggatgaagagaaggaggggggaaacGGCACGGTCTACATGGACCGCGATGCGGGGCTCTCCTTTGATAGCAGCTCCAGCACCATACAGTCCCAGGAAGCATCAGGGGCTAATGTTGCCCTTCTTAACGTAGCAGGGCATTCTGGGGGGTTGAGTTTTGAGACAGcagctgaggaggaagaggaagttcCTGTGGGTGTGGTGGTGCTTGGAGGTCAGGGTCAGAGCGAGGTCAAAGGTGAACTAACGAAGGTCATTTCCAGCCTAGACGGAGATCAACCCAGACCTCTGGGACTTGTAGGgttgggtggagaggaggagaaagagatgagggaggtggagaaagagatgagggaggagaccTCTGGTAACGTCAATCTGTTCTCTGTGACTCTGGGGGCTttaaagagggaggaggaggaggagcatgaGACAGATGTTTTATTAGGCTGTTCCAAACAGGAGCAGAAGCCTCTACTTCCCATAGACTCCTTACAGAGGACATTAGGACTGGACAGCATGGGATCACAGGGTGAGATACAGGAAGATACAGGCCTAGTACTGACACCGTCACGGGCAGACTGCACACACAAATACTTTGAATATTCAGATAGACATGCTGTCAGCTGTACAAAGACATACTCTGACTGCCTGGTAACGCACACTGGCACTGTGCAGTCTCACAatgagacagaggaagaggaagaagaagactTCTCAGGCTATATGGGACATTGA
- the LOC110520637 gene encoding interferon lambda receptor 1-like isoform X1 → MKYFLLTIYLMLQCFYALCTLPAPVNVTIDSLNFHHVLRWIPGPGTPPGTMYKILHRENNMTLQLQHQTNMTNQKLDLKYPKEEYRLCVQASHELLESPLTVITFTPYTQTVIGPPTLSLDGCGNCLVINITLPEMETIQNVYGSTVSFQIDWKRAGETRIKETRTTHLSYMLENLKVGAEYCVRVHTMITTNQKTQLSEWKCAHTSIVEANRVHLGLGYNHDLSPPVPAVVAGVSVLLIVSGAGLMVLMFVLFYTGFLCKLKTHLPRSLTDLVEGYLVTPERTVPDLVSISSEPEQQGKALTTKAHHNRENSNRAGEEEEEEEDEEKEGGNGTVYMDRDAGLSFDSSSSTIQSQEASGANVALLNVAGHSGGLSFETAAEEEEEVPVGVVVLGGQGQSEVKGELTKVISSLDGDQPRPLGLVGLGGEEEKEMREVEKEMREETSGNVNLFSVTLGALKREEEEEHETDVLLGCSKQEQKPLLPIDSLQRTLGLDSMGSQGEIQEDTGLVLTPSRADCTHKYFEYSDRHAVSCTKTYSDCLVTHTGTVQSHNETEEEEEEDFSGYMGH, encoded by the exons CCCTGTGTACCCTCCCTGCTCCGGTCAATGTTACCATCGATTCTCTCAACTTCCACCATGTTCTCCGCTGGATCCCTGGGCCAGGCACACCACCCGGGACCATGTACAAGATCTTACACAG agaaaacaacatgaCCCTACAGCTACAGCATCAAACCAACATGACAAATCAGAAGCTGGATCTGAAGTACCCCAAAGAAGAATACAGATTGTGTGTTCAGGCTTCCCACGAGCTCTTAGAGTCGCCCCTGACCGTGATCACCTTCACCCCCTACACACAGA CTGTTATTGGTCCTCCGACATTGTCTTTGGATGGATGTGGCAATTGTCTGGTAATCAACATCACACTGCCTGAGATGGAAACCATTCAAAATGTCTATGGGAGCACCGTATCCTTTCAGATCGACtggaagagagcaggagagactCGG ATCAAAGAGACCCGTACAACTCATTTAAGTTATATGCTGGAGAACTTGAAGGTGGGCGCAGAGTACTGTGTGAGGGTGCATACGATGATCACCACCAACCAAAAAACACAGCTTTCTGAGTGGAAGTGTGCACACACCAGTATTGTGGAGGCTAACAGAG TGCACCTTGGATTGGGGTATAACCATGACTTGTCCCCCCCAGTCCCTGCTGTTGTAGCTGGGGTGTCGGTTCTCCTCATTGTGAGTGGGGCAGGCCTGATGGTTCTCATGTTTGTCTTGTTCTACACGGGGTTCTTGTGCAAGTTGAAGACCCACCTGCCTAGATCACTG ACTGACCTGGTTGAGGGCTACCTAGTCACCCCAGAGAGAACAGTTCCTGACCTGGTCTCCATATCCTCTGAGCCAGAGCAACAAGGGAAGGCCCTCACAACAAAAGCACACCACAACAGAGAGAACTCAAACCGagcaggggaggaagaggaggaggaggaggatgaagagaaggaggggggaaacGGCACGGTCTACATGGACCGCGATGCGGGGCTCTCCTTTGATAGCAGCTCCAGCACCATACAGTCCCAGGAAGCATCAGGGGCTAATGTTGCCCTTCTTAACGTAGCAGGGCATTCTGGGGGGTTGAGTTTTGAGACAGcagctgaggaggaagaggaagttcCTGTGGGTGTGGTGGTGCTTGGAGGTCAGGGTCAGAGCGAGGTCAAAGGTGAACTAACGAAGGTCATTTCCAGCCTAGACGGAGATCAACCCAGACCTCTGGGACTTGTAGGgttgggtggagaggaggagaaagagatgagggaggtggagaaagagatgagggaggagaccTCTGGTAACGTCAATCTGTTCTCTGTGACTCTGGGGGCTttaaagagggaggaggaggaggagcatgaGACAGATGTTTTATTAGGCTGTTCCAAACAGGAGCAGAAGCCTCTACTTCCCATAGACTCCTTACAGAGGACATTAGGACTGGACAGCATGGGATCACAGGGTGAGATACAGGAAGATACAGGCCTAGTACTGACACCGTCACGGGCAGACTGCACACACAAATACTTTGAATATTCAGATAGACATGCTGTCAGCTGTACAAAGACATACTCTGACTGCCTGGTAACGCACACTGGCACTGTGCAGTCTCACAatgagacagaggaagaggaagaagaagactTCTCAGGCTATATGGGACATTGA
- the LOC110520637 gene encoding uncharacterized protein LOC110520637 isoform X4 — translation MTLQLQHQTNMTNQKLDLKYPKEEYRLCVQASHELLESPLTVITFTPYTQTVIGPPTLSLDGCGNCLVINITLPEMETIQNVYGSTVSFQIDWKRAGETRIKETRTTHLSYMLENLKVGAEYCVRVHTMITTNQKTQLSEWKCAHTSIVEANRVHLGLGYNHDLSPPVPAVVAGVSVLLIVSGAGLMVLMFVLFYTGFLCKLKTHLPRSLTDLVEGYLVTPERTVPDLVSISSEPEQQGKALTTKAHHNRENSNRAGEEEEEEEDEEKEGGNGTVYMDRDAGLSFDSSSSTIQSQEASGANVALLNVAGHSGGLSFETAAEEEEEVPVGVVVLGGQGQSEVKGELTKVISSLDGDQPRPLGLVGLGGEEEKEMREVEKEMREETSGNVNLFSVTLGALKREEEEEHETDVLLGCSKQEQKPLLPIDSLQRTLGLDSMGSQGEIQEDTGLVLTPSRADCTHKYFEYSDRHAVSCTKTYSDCLVTHTGTVQSHNETEEEEEEDFSGYMGH, via the exons atgaCCCTACAGCTACAGCATCAAACCAACATGACAAATCAGAAGCTGGATCTGAAGTACCCCAAAGAAGAATACAGATTGTGTGTTCAGGCTTCCCACGAGCTCTTAGAGTCGCCCCTGACCGTGATCACCTTCACCCCCTACACACAGA CTGTTATTGGTCCTCCGACATTGTCTTTGGATGGATGTGGCAATTGTCTGGTAATCAACATCACACTGCCTGAGATGGAAACCATTCAAAATGTCTATGGGAGCACCGTATCCTTTCAGATCGACtggaagagagcaggagagactCGG ATCAAAGAGACCCGTACAACTCATTTAAGTTATATGCTGGAGAACTTGAAGGTGGGCGCAGAGTACTGTGTGAGGGTGCATACGATGATCACCACCAACCAAAAAACACAGCTTTCTGAGTGGAAGTGTGCACACACCAGTATTGTGGAGGCTAACAGAG TGCACCTTGGATTGGGGTATAACCATGACTTGTCCCCCCCAGTCCCTGCTGTTGTAGCTGGGGTGTCGGTTCTCCTCATTGTGAGTGGGGCAGGCCTGATGGTTCTCATGTTTGTCTTGTTCTACACGGGGTTCTTGTGCAAGTTGAAGACCCACCTGCCTAGATCACTG ACTGACCTGGTTGAGGGCTACCTAGTCACCCCAGAGAGAACAGTTCCTGACCTGGTCTCCATATCCTCTGAGCCAGAGCAACAAGGGAAGGCCCTCACAACAAAAGCACACCACAACAGAGAGAACTCAAACCGagcaggggaggaagaggaggaggaggaggatgaagagaaggaggggggaaacGGCACGGTCTACATGGACCGCGATGCGGGGCTCTCCTTTGATAGCAGCTCCAGCACCATACAGTCCCAGGAAGCATCAGGGGCTAATGTTGCCCTTCTTAACGTAGCAGGGCATTCTGGGGGGTTGAGTTTTGAGACAGcagctgaggaggaagaggaagttcCTGTGGGTGTGGTGGTGCTTGGAGGTCAGGGTCAGAGCGAGGTCAAAGGTGAACTAACGAAGGTCATTTCCAGCCTAGACGGAGATCAACCCAGACCTCTGGGACTTGTAGGgttgggtggagaggaggagaaagagatgagggaggtggagaaagagatgagggaggagaccTCTGGTAACGTCAATCTGTTCTCTGTGACTCTGGGGGCTttaaagagggaggaggaggaggagcatgaGACAGATGTTTTATTAGGCTGTTCCAAACAGGAGCAGAAGCCTCTACTTCCCATAGACTCCTTACAGAGGACATTAGGACTGGACAGCATGGGATCACAGGGTGAGATACAGGAAGATACAGGCCTAGTACTGACACCGTCACGGGCAGACTGCACACACAAATACTTTGAATATTCAGATAGACATGCTGTCAGCTGTACAAAGACATACTCTGACTGCCTGGTAACGCACACTGGCACTGTGCAGTCTCACAatgagacagaggaagaggaagaagaagactTCTCAGGCTATATGGGACATTGA
- the LOC110520637 gene encoding interferon lambda receptor 1-like isoform X2: MKYFLLTIYLMLQCFYALCTLPAPVNVTIDSLNFHHVLRWIPGPGTPPGTMYKILHRENNMTLQLQHQTNMTNQKLDLKYPKEEYRLCVQASHELLESPLTVITFTPYTQTVIGPPTLSLDGCGNCLVINITLPEMETIQNVYGSTVSFQIDWKRAGETRIKETRTTHLSYMLENLKVGAEYCVRVHTMITTNQKTQLSEWKCAHTSIVEANRVPAVVAGVSVLLIVSGAGLMVLMFVLFYTGFLCKLKTHLPRSLTDLVEGYLVTPERTVPDLVSISSEPEQQGKALTTKAHHNRENSNRAGEEEEEEEDEEKEGGNGTVYMDRDAGLSFDSSSSTIQSQEASGANVALLNVAGHSGGLSFETAAEEEEEVPVGVVVLGGQGQSEVKGELTKVISSLDGDQPRPLGLVGLGGEEEKEMREVEKEMREETSGNVNLFSVTLGALKREEEEEHETDVLLGCSKQEQKPLLPIDSLQRTLGLDSMGSQGEIQEDTGLVLTPSRADCTHKYFEYSDRHAVSCTKTYSDCLVTHTGTVQSHNETEEEEEEDFSGYMGH, encoded by the exons CCCTGTGTACCCTCCCTGCTCCGGTCAATGTTACCATCGATTCTCTCAACTTCCACCATGTTCTCCGCTGGATCCCTGGGCCAGGCACACCACCCGGGACCATGTACAAGATCTTACACAG agaaaacaacatgaCCCTACAGCTACAGCATCAAACCAACATGACAAATCAGAAGCTGGATCTGAAGTACCCCAAAGAAGAATACAGATTGTGTGTTCAGGCTTCCCACGAGCTCTTAGAGTCGCCCCTGACCGTGATCACCTTCACCCCCTACACACAGA CTGTTATTGGTCCTCCGACATTGTCTTTGGATGGATGTGGCAATTGTCTGGTAATCAACATCACACTGCCTGAGATGGAAACCATTCAAAATGTCTATGGGAGCACCGTATCCTTTCAGATCGACtggaagagagcaggagagactCGG ATCAAAGAGACCCGTACAACTCATTTAAGTTATATGCTGGAGAACTTGAAGGTGGGCGCAGAGTACTGTGTGAGGGTGCATACGATGATCACCACCAACCAAAAAACACAGCTTTCTGAGTGGAAGTGTGCACACACCAGTATTGTGGAGGCTAACAGAG TCCCTGCTGTTGTAGCTGGGGTGTCGGTTCTCCTCATTGTGAGTGGGGCAGGCCTGATGGTTCTCATGTTTGTCTTGTTCTACACGGGGTTCTTGTGCAAGTTGAAGACCCACCTGCCTAGATCACTG ACTGACCTGGTTGAGGGCTACCTAGTCACCCCAGAGAGAACAGTTCCTGACCTGGTCTCCATATCCTCTGAGCCAGAGCAACAAGGGAAGGCCCTCACAACAAAAGCACACCACAACAGAGAGAACTCAAACCGagcaggggaggaagaggaggaggaggaggatgaagagaaggaggggggaaacGGCACGGTCTACATGGACCGCGATGCGGGGCTCTCCTTTGATAGCAGCTCCAGCACCATACAGTCCCAGGAAGCATCAGGGGCTAATGTTGCCCTTCTTAACGTAGCAGGGCATTCTGGGGGGTTGAGTTTTGAGACAGcagctgaggaggaagaggaagttcCTGTGGGTGTGGTGGTGCTTGGAGGTCAGGGTCAGAGCGAGGTCAAAGGTGAACTAACGAAGGTCATTTCCAGCCTAGACGGAGATCAACCCAGACCTCTGGGACTTGTAGGgttgggtggagaggaggagaaagagatgagggaggtggagaaagagatgagggaggagaccTCTGGTAACGTCAATCTGTTCTCTGTGACTCTGGGGGCTttaaagagggaggaggaggaggagcatgaGACAGATGTTTTATTAGGCTGTTCCAAACAGGAGCAGAAGCCTCTACTTCCCATAGACTCCTTACAGAGGACATTAGGACTGGACAGCATGGGATCACAGGGTGAGATACAGGAAGATACAGGCCTAGTACTGACACCGTCACGGGCAGACTGCACACACAAATACTTTGAATATTCAGATAGACATGCTGTCAGCTGTACAAAGACATACTCTGACTGCCTGGTAACGCACACTGGCACTGTGCAGTCTCACAatgagacagaggaagaggaagaagaagactTCTCAGGCTATATGGGACATTGA